A single Nostoc sp. PCC 7107 DNA region contains:
- the purT gene encoding formate-dependent phosphoribosylglycinamide formyltransferase, producing the protein MSNSIKLPKKLMLLGSGELGKEFVIAAQRLGNYVIAVDRYANAPAMQVADCAEIISMLSADDLEAVVTKHQPDLIIPEIEAIRTEKLLEFEQRGITVIPTAAATNYTMNRDRIRELAHKELGIRTAKYGYAVTLDELIAISSEIGFPNVVKPVMSSSGKGQSVVANKDEVEQAWNYAIANSRGDSQKVIVEEFINFEIEITLLTIKQWNTPTIFCSPIGHRQERGDYQESWQPAGISEDKILESQAIAKKVTDALGGAGIFGVEFFITKDEVIFSELSPRPHDTGMVTLISQNLNEFELHLRAVLGLPIPHIEQLCPSASAVILASEKSDSISFVGVAEALAEKDVDIKLFGKPSAHPYRRMGVALAKAVNVQEARQKATTAANKVQIVST; encoded by the coding sequence ATGAGTAATTCTATTAAGTTACCTAAAAAACTGATGCTGTTGGGTTCAGGGGAACTGGGCAAAGAATTTGTGATTGCGGCTCAACGTCTGGGTAATTATGTAATTGCAGTTGACCGCTATGCTAATGCGCCAGCGATGCAGGTTGCTGATTGTGCAGAAATAATTTCAATGCTTAGTGCCGATGATTTAGAAGCAGTGGTCACAAAACATCAGCCTGATTTAATCATACCAGAAATTGAAGCAATTAGGACAGAAAAGTTACTAGAGTTTGAACAAAGAGGTATTACAGTTATCCCAACGGCGGCGGCGACTAACTATACAATGAACCGTGACAGAATCCGGGAATTGGCACACAAAGAATTAGGCATTAGAACAGCTAAATATGGTTATGCTGTAACGCTAGATGAATTGATTGCAATTTCATCAGAAATTGGCTTTCCGAACGTAGTTAAACCTGTAATGTCATCTTCGGGGAAAGGTCAATCTGTAGTAGCGAATAAAGATGAAGTTGAGCAGGCTTGGAATTATGCGATCGCTAATTCTAGAGGCGACAGTCAAAAAGTCATTGTCGAGGAATTTATTAATTTTGAGATTGAGATAACATTGCTGACAATTAAACAATGGAATACCCCAACAATCTTCTGTTCTCCTATCGGTCATCGTCAAGAAAGAGGCGATTATCAAGAATCTTGGCAACCAGCAGGCATCTCTGAAGATAAAATCTTAGAATCTCAAGCAATAGCCAAAAAAGTCACCGATGCTTTAGGTGGAGCAGGGATTTTTGGTGTTGAGTTTTTCATAACTAAAGATGAAGTCATTTTCTCTGAACTTTCTCCCAGACCCCACGATACAGGTATGGTGACATTAATTTCCCAAAATCTGAATGAATTTGAATTACATTTAAGGGCTGTTTTAGGCTTACCAATTCCTCACATTGAACAACTTTGTCCTTCGGCGAGTGCTGTAATTTTAGCCTCAGAAAAATCAGATTCAATTTCTTTTGTTGGGGTTGCCGAAGCTTTAGCAGAAAAGGATGTCGATATTAAATTATTTGGTAAACCATCGGCTCATCCTTATCGACGTATGGGTGTGGCTTTAGCTAAAGCCGTAAATGTTCAAGAGGCGAGACAAAAAGCTACAACAGCAGCTAATAAAGTCCAAATAGTTTCGACTTGA
- a CDS encoding sensor histidine kinase gives MGLSIVRTRKILAFFKTEADKLSWRIMFSLMVFFLGGYSLCIYLTITELFEWIPLLTGMVFFFGALFVLFTVTIYYQTLQRLFLVQEQYRIAKENAESALSQLKATQQSQMQLIQRETMLALGKMVAGVAHEINNPVSFIHGNLEYLRQYTNDLLNLLTTYASVYPNPDIKIIQALAKSDLNFIHLDLPKLLESMESGTNRISEIVESLSSFSRLNESDYKKADIHQCIDSTLVILQHRLNRYASHSKAISVIKSYGKIPRVYCNPRLLNQVFLNIINNALDALIQKEAIHDINKAEALTIWIQTIQSQENQITISFTDNGCGMNENICQSIFQPFFTTKPVGQGTGLGLSISHQIIVEQHGGSIKCVSLINQGTTIDIILPIKR, from the coding sequence ATGGGACTATCTATTGTTAGGACACGAAAAATTCTCGCATTTTTCAAGACAGAAGCAGATAAACTCAGTTGGCGAATCATGTTCTCGCTCATGGTTTTTTTTCTGGGTGGTTATTCTTTATGTATTTATTTAACAATTACGGAACTATTTGAATGGATACCATTACTGACTGGTATGGTTTTCTTTTTTGGCGCATTATTTGTTTTGTTTACTGTTACTATATACTACCAAACACTACAACGTTTATTTCTAGTACAGGAACAATATCGTATAGCCAAAGAAAATGCAGAATCAGCTTTATCTCAATTAAAAGCAACTCAACAATCTCAAATGCAATTAATTCAACGCGAAACTATGTTAGCGTTGGGAAAAATGGTAGCTGGAGTAGCACATGAAATTAATAATCCAGTCAGCTTTATTCATGGCAATTTAGAATATCTTCGTCAGTATACGAATGACTTACTAAACCTTTTAACAACTTACGCTTCTGTGTATCCAAATCCAGATATCAAAATTATCCAAGCTCTTGCTAAAAGTGACCTGAATTTTATCCATCTAGACTTGCCAAAGCTACTGGAATCAATGGAGAGTGGTACAAATCGGATTAGTGAAATTGTCGAATCACTTTCTAGTTTCTCACGTTTGAATGAATCTGACTATAAAAAAGCCGATATTCATCAATGTATTGATAGTACACTGGTAATTTTGCAGCATCGGCTTAATCGTTATGCGAGTCATAGCAAAGCTATTTCAGTAATTAAATCCTACGGCAAAATACCTCGGGTTTATTGTAATCCTCGCCTTTTAAATCAAGTATTTCTCAATATAATTAATAATGCACTTGATGCTTTAATTCAAAAAGAAGCTATACATGATATAAATAAAGCTGAAGCACTAACTATTTGGATTCAGACAATTCAATCTCAGGAAAATCAAATTACAATCTCATTCACTGATAATGGTTGTGGCATGAATGAAAATATTTGCCAAAGTATTTTTCAACCTTTTTTTACTACTAAGCCTGTTGGACAAGGAACAGGCTTAGGTTTGTCTATTAGTCATCAAATTATTGTTGAGCAACATGGCGGTTCTATTAAATGCGTTTCTCTGATTAATCAAGGTACTACAATCGATATAATACTGCCGATAAAAAGATAG
- the upp gene encoding uracil phosphoribosyltransferase codes for MTVQLRVYVPPHPLIKHWLAVARDAATPSVLFRSAITELGRWLTYEAAREWLPTIEATVQTPLASCPATFINPEVPVAVVPILRAGLGLLEGAQTLLPLASIYHLGLVRDEETLEAQCYLNKLPEKFDPQTRVLITDPMLATGGSIMRAMAELTQRGIDPALTRIVSVVAAPPALQKLSAAYPSLIIYTATIDETVNDRGFIVPGLGDAGDRIFGT; via the coding sequence ATGACGGTACAACTGCGTGTTTACGTTCCTCCCCATCCCTTAATTAAGCACTGGTTGGCAGTTGCCCGTGATGCTGCTACACCTTCAGTATTATTTCGCAGTGCCATAACTGAGTTAGGCCGATGGTTAACTTACGAAGCGGCGCGAGAGTGGCTACCGACGATAGAGGCGACGGTGCAAACTCCTTTAGCCTCTTGTCCTGCAACTTTTATTAATCCAGAAGTGCCTGTGGCGGTGGTGCCGATTCTACGGGCAGGATTAGGATTATTAGAAGGCGCACAAACTTTGCTACCTTTGGCTTCGATTTATCATTTGGGCTTGGTGCGGGATGAAGAGACCCTGGAAGCGCAATGTTACCTGAACAAATTGCCGGAAAAATTTGACCCACAAACAAGAGTGTTAATCACAGATCCGATGTTAGCAACAGGTGGCTCGATTATGAGGGCAATGGCAGAATTAACACAACGGGGAATTGATCCGGCGTTGACGCGAATTGTCAGTGTGGTAGCGGCTCCGCCAGCATTGCAGAAACTGAGTGCGGCTTATCCAAGTTTAATAATTTACACTGCAACTATTGATGAAACAGTTAACGATCGCGGTTTTATTGTACCGGGATTAGGAGATGCAGGCGATCGCATTTTTGGTACTTAA
- a CDS encoding pentapeptide repeat-containing protein: protein MISLPTQELRKNAIQFLEQNIEQRQQTLKQLGISRYEFLTKIKLNEANIVCIMQFLQNPQQLKFPNLVGADLSDLILDEINFIRGNLTNANLQRSSLVNADLLFANFTKADLRNADLTGVILNETIWTEALVEECQFAKGIGLSQFQYEYLKLRGAKFTY, encoded by the coding sequence ATGATTAGTCTACCAACTCAAGAATTACGTAAAAATGCAATACAGTTTTTAGAACAAAATATTGAGCAAAGGCAACAAACTCTCAAGCAATTGGGAATAAGTCGTTATGAGTTTTTAACTAAAATTAAATTAAATGAAGCGAATATAGTTTGCATAATGCAATTTTTACAAAATCCTCAGCAGCTAAAATTTCCTAATTTAGTTGGTGCAGATTTATCTGATTTGATATTAGACGAAATAAATTTCATCAGAGGTAATTTAACTAATGCTAATCTGCAACGTAGCAGTTTAGTTAATGCTGACCTCCTATTTGCTAATTTTACTAAAGCGGACTTACGCAATGCTGATTTAACAGGTGTAATCCTTAATGAAACCATTTGGACAGAGGCTTTAGTAGAAGAGTGTCAGTTTGCTAAAGGTATTGGTTTGTCTCAATTTCAGTATGAATATTTAAAATTGCGAGGAGCAAAGTTTACTTATTGA
- the crtH gene encoding carotenoid isomerase: protein MTNDHFVFDAIIIGSGIGGLVTATQLAAKGAKVLVLERYLIPGGSAGSFEHHGYRFDVGASMIFGLGKNGTTNLLTRALDAVNVDLKTIPDPVQIHYHLPDKLDIKVDRDHEKFLQNLTAYFPQEARGIRRFYNQCWQVFNYLNRMDLLSLEEPRYLMRMFFQHPLACLGLLKYLPKNVGEVARHYIKDPLLLKFIDMECYCWSVVPANMTPMINAGMVFSDRHYGGVNYPQGGVGIIAQKLVEGLKKVGGEIQYQARVKKIIIEKGCAVGVELANGQIYRGKRIVSNATRWDTFGKLIPVDKIPNNEKKWQQRYEKSPGFLSLHIGVKSSILPNHTECHHILLEDWAKMTTAEGTIFVSIPTLLDPDLAPEGHHIIHAFTPHWIDAWLGLSANRYEAKKEAAAWRIIERLEKIFPGLDAELDYLAIGTPRTHRRFLGREDGTYGPIPRHKLWGLLGMPFNRTAIQGLYCVGDSTFPGQGLNAVAFSGFACAHRIAADLGIGK, encoded by the coding sequence ATGACTAATGACCATTTTGTGTTTGACGCAATTATCATTGGTTCGGGAATTGGGGGCTTGGTAACAGCAACTCAACTAGCAGCCAAAGGCGCTAAAGTTTTGGTGCTAGAACGTTATCTGATTCCTGGTGGTAGTGCAGGCTCTTTTGAGCATCACGGTTATCGCTTTGATGTCGGAGCATCAATGATTTTCGGCTTGGGGAAAAATGGCACAACTAACTTGTTGACTCGCGCCCTGGATGCAGTAAATGTTGATTTAAAAACAATACCCGACCCAGTACAGATTCATTATCATCTTCCTGATAAATTAGATATTAAAGTTGACCGGGATCATGAGAAATTTTTGCAAAATCTTACTGCTTATTTTCCTCAAGAAGCAAGAGGTATTCGACGTTTTTATAACCAATGTTGGCAAGTTTTTAATTACCTAAACCGGATGGATTTATTGTCGCTAGAAGAACCTCGGTATTTGATGCGGATGTTTTTCCAGCATCCTTTAGCGTGTCTGGGTTTACTTAAGTATCTACCAAAAAATGTCGGAGAAGTAGCGCGACATTATATTAAAGATCCCTTATTATTAAAATTCATTGATATGGAATGTTATTGCTGGTCAGTAGTACCAGCGAACATGACACCAATGATTAATGCAGGCATGGTCTTTTCCGATAGACATTATGGTGGTGTCAATTATCCTCAAGGCGGAGTAGGAATAATTGCTCAAAAACTAGTAGAGGGGTTAAAAAAAGTTGGCGGTGAGATTCAGTATCAAGCTAGGGTCAAAAAAATTATTATAGAAAAGGGATGTGCTGTCGGCGTAGAACTAGCTAACGGTCAAATTTATCGCGGTAAACGCATAGTTTCTAACGCTACACGCTGGGATACCTTTGGTAAATTAATTCCTGTAGATAAAATACCTAATAATGAGAAAAAATGGCAACAACGTTATGAAAAATCACCTGGCTTTTTGAGTTTACATATAGGTGTCAAAAGTTCAATTTTACCCAATCACACAGAATGCCATCATATTTTGTTAGAAGATTGGGCGAAAATGACTACAGCAGAAGGCACGATTTTTGTTTCAATTCCCACATTGCTTGACCCAGATTTAGCACCAGAGGGACATCATATCATTCATGCCTTTACACCTCACTGGATTGATGCTTGGCTAGGTTTGTCAGCAAATAGATATGAAGCGAAGAAAGAAGCCGCAGCCTGGCGAATTATTGAGCGACTAGAAAAGATTTTTCCTGGGTTAGATGCAGAGTTAGATTATCTAGCCATAGGCACACCCCGCACTCATCGTCGTTTCCTAGGACGAGAAGATGGCACTTATGGGCCAATTCCTCGACATAAATTGTGGGGTTTGTTAGGAATGCCTTTTAATCGCACAGCTATTCAGGGACTTTATTGTGTTGGTGATAGTACTTTTCCCGGTCAAGGGTTGAATGCTGTCGCCTTTTCTGGTTTTGCTTGCGCCCATCGCATCGCTGCCGATTTGGGAATTGGGAAATAG
- a CDS encoding YggT family protein encodes MFLLISTLNTFIQLYTALLFIRVLLTWFPTINWYNQPFSALSQITDPYLNVFRSIIPPLGGIDISPMLAILLLQVVGQVVGSLAGGLQVFA; translated from the coding sequence ATGTTTTTACTGATTAGCACTCTCAACACCTTCATACAGCTATATACTGCTCTACTATTCATTCGAGTTCTCTTGACTTGGTTCCCCACCATCAATTGGTACAATCAGCCTTTTTCTGCTTTAAGCCAAATTACTGACCCATATCTCAATGTCTTCCGTTCTATCATCCCCCCTTTGGGCGGCATTGATATTTCTCCCATGTTAGCGATTTTATTACTGCAAGTAGTCGGCCAAGTAGTAGGTAGTCTGGCTGGTGGGCTGCAAGTCTTTGCGTAA